The Methylomusa anaerophila genome has a segment encoding these proteins:
- a CDS encoding DedA family protein, whose amino-acid sequence MEQFYALIIQYINVWGYAAIIVGMAMESACLPVPSELIFGFAGYLVFLGRMDFTTAVIAGVVGGLLGSVVSYLAGYYGGKSFAEKYGRYIFLSRRHVDSAQQWFDRYGLKAVFLARLLPVVRTFISLPAGFAHVPFSKFVFYTVLGSIPWTTGLIYAGMLLGENWHKIEAMGHSAALLVGLGLVIMGILWLRRHRGEVDAS is encoded by the coding sequence ATGGAACAATTTTATGCATTGATCATTCAATATATCAATGTCTGGGGCTACGCCGCGATCATCGTCGGCATGGCGATGGAGAGCGCCTGTCTGCCCGTTCCCAGTGAACTGATCTTTGGTTTTGCCGGCTATCTGGTCTTCCTGGGCCGCATGGACTTCACCACGGCGGTTATCGCCGGGGTGGTCGGAGGGCTGCTGGGCTCGGTAGTCTCTTATCTGGCAGGCTACTATGGCGGGAAGTCTTTCGCGGAAAAATACGGAAGGTACATTTTTTTGTCAAGGCGGCATGTTGACTCTGCGCAACAATGGTTTGACCGCTACGGGCTCAAAGCCGTCTTTTTGGCCCGGCTCCTGCCCGTCGTCAGGACCTTTATCTCTTTGCCGGCCGGTTTTGCGCATGTCCCTTTCAGCAAATTTGTATTCTATACGGTATTGGGGTCAATACCTTGGACAACCGGCCTTATCTATGCCGGGATGCTGCTCGGCGAGAACTGGCATAAGATTGAGGCCATGGGTCACAGCGCAGCTCTGCTGGTAGGGCTTGGCCTGGTGATAATGGGAATACTGTGGCTCAGGCGGCATAGGGGAGAGGTCGACGCCAGCTAG
- a CDS encoding FMN-binding protein — protein MSNDTKPKRKIKMWVVLLIIFGVLIVGAAGGFLADAPGRHEIQELVIQDVDFKKLRDGTYEGAYTGTKSHSRDTQVEVTISGGGITAVKILKGALDKTGKPAELTGGLSIEDLFGNVIEAKTLQVDTISGATLTSKAHLKALENALKQAQGK, from the coding sequence ATGAGCAACGACACTAAACCAAAGCGGAAAATTAAGATGTGGGTCGTACTATTGATTATTTTCGGGGTTCTGATTGTCGGGGCGGCCGGAGGATTCCTCGCCGACGCACCCGGCAGGCACGAAATTCAGGAGCTTGTGATTCAGGATGTGGATTTCAAAAAACTGCGTGATGGTACTTATGAGGGAGCGTATACGGGGACAAAAAGCCATTCCAGAGATACGCAGGTTGAGGTAACGATATCCGGCGGCGGGATAACCGCTGTAAAAATATTAAAGGGGGCCTTGGACAAGACAGGAAAGCCCGCCGAATTGACAGGAGGGTTAAGCATAGAGGATTTGTTTGGCAATGTTATTGAAGCGAAAACGCTTCAAGTAGACACTATCAGCGGAGCGACGCTTACATCCAAGGCACATCTGAAAGCATTAGAGAACGCACTGAAGCAAGCGCAAGGAAAATAG
- a CDS encoding phosphatase PAP2 family protein, protein MERVRRYAILVCLLLAGHLAIAYGAESVESPAVFSHGDIHIAASRVIERLMVAGADATVRGTVKESIVIIDGNLHLAPTARIRESVIVLGGHVEREVGSEVEGYLIAVPPQGFPMLKLLTVLLFLLAILSLIALPLLAWLIFHMGQRFPAYRVARDWLLNIQRRWPLLYIVLTLGFSCSMLVLFMELAWKTIFRHAMGVFDSSIIWLVRYFATPALDRVMVSISDLGFGFSYAAIVVTVFAALAVYRRWLEVEGLTLSFAGGAVLNYVLKNLFERARPDAFHLVAAAGYSFPSGHAMVSLCFYGMLAFLLARTVSSWRWRYFLVIVTVLLVIAIGISRIYLGVHYPSDVVAGYTGGTMWLMFCISLLMLGERKRRKVKI, encoded by the coding sequence ATGGAGCGGGTACGGCGGTATGCTATTCTAGTATGTCTCCTGTTAGCAGGCCATTTAGCAATTGCCTACGGAGCCGAAAGCGTCGAATCTCCAGCCGTTTTTTCCCACGGGGACATTCATATTGCGGCGAGCCGGGTAATCGAGAGGCTGATGGTTGCCGGCGCAGATGCTACGGTGCGGGGAACTGTCAAAGAGAGTATTGTGATCATCGACGGGAATTTGCATCTCGCGCCCACGGCCAGAATCAGGGAAAGCGTTATAGTGCTAGGGGGCCATGTGGAGCGAGAAGTCGGGTCCGAAGTGGAAGGGTATTTGATCGCTGTTCCTCCGCAGGGTTTTCCAATGCTGAAGCTGTTGACCGTATTGCTGTTTCTTTTAGCTATATTGAGTCTGATAGCCCTTCCGCTCTTGGCGTGGCTAATTTTTCACATGGGCCAAAGATTTCCCGCTTATCGGGTAGCAAGGGATTGGTTGTTAAATATTCAGCGTCGATGGCCGCTTTTATATATTGTGCTAACCTTGGGATTTAGCTGCAGTATGCTGGTATTGTTTATGGAACTTGCCTGGAAAACAATATTCCGCCATGCGATGGGGGTGTTTGACAGCTCCATTATCTGGCTTGTACGATATTTTGCCACTCCTGCGCTAGACCGAGTTATGGTTTCCATTAGCGATCTTGGCTTCGGCTTTTCGTATGCAGCTATTGTTGTAACGGTTTTCGCTGCTCTGGCTGTTTATCGTCGGTGGCTGGAGGTGGAGGGCTTGACTCTTAGTTTTGCCGGTGGGGCAGTGCTTAACTATGTGTTGAAAAATCTGTTTGAGCGGGCTAGGCCGGACGCATTTCATCTGGTAGCTGCAGCGGGATATAGTTTCCCAAGCGGACATGCGATGGTTTCGCTATGCTTCTATGGCATGTTAGCTTTTTTGTTGGCGCGCACTGTATCGTCATGGCGATGGCGCTATTTCTTGGTCATAGTGACCGTGCTTTTGGTTATAGCGATAGGAATCAGCCGGATTTATCTAGGGGTTCATTATCCTAGCGATGTCGTTGCGGGTTATACAGGCGGTACCATGTGGTTGATGTTTTGTATATCGCTCCTCATGTTGGGGGAGAGAAAACGCAGGAAAGTCAAAATTTAA
- a CDS encoding flavodoxin family protein produces the protein MNVLLVNGSPHANGCTYTALAEVAKVLNAEGIDTQIFQIGTKPLAGCIACRTCSTIRRCVFSDCVNDFLDLAKDADGFIFGSPVHYATASGAITSFMDRVFFADLLTGKQSFYLKPAAAIVSARRGGTTGTTATFDQLNKYFTISEMPVISSRYWKVHGTTPEDVKKDLEGLQTMRVLARNMAWFLKCKEAGIKADVPFPEREETILY, from the coding sequence ATGAATGTTTTATTAGTAAATGGTAGCCCTCATGCCAATGGCTGTACCTATACTGCACTTGCAGAAGTGGCAAAGGTGCTGAATGCCGAGGGAATTGACACCCAGATATTCCAAATTGGAACAAAACCTCTGGCCGGTTGTATTGCCTGCAGAACTTGCTCAACAATCAGGCGCTGCGTTTTTTCCGACTGTGTTAACGACTTCCTTGATCTCGCCAAAGATGCCGACGGATTTATTTTTGGTTCTCCTGTGCACTATGCGACCGCAAGCGGAGCGATTACGTCTTTTATGGACCGAGTATTTTTTGCGGATTTGCTTACAGGCAAACAGTCGTTTTACTTAAAACCGGCTGCGGCTATTGTTTCCGCCAGAAGGGGCGGAACAACTGGAACAACTGCCACTTTTGACCAGCTAAACAAGTATTTCACCATATCGGAGATGCCTGTTATCTCGTCGCGATATTGGAAAGTTCACGGTACGACGCCGGAAGATGTGAAGAAAGATTTGGAGGGGCTACAGACAATGCGCGTGCTGGCAAGGAATATGGCATGGTTCTTAAAGTGTAAAGAGGCAGGAATTAAAGCCGATGTTCCATTCCCGGAGCGGGAAGAAACCATATTATATTGA
- a CDS encoding methyl-accepting chemotaxis protein codes for MGILKSRLTILITAVIVISLLLVGCLSYINQRDIILGDEKEVFQKIELSVNQSIAEYLLRSSSVASSIAYNPEVARLLSSQDRDGLFQLMNPIYIKLKEQGLEQMQFHLSPANSFLRVNAPDKFGDDLSGFRQTVVEANKSLKPVVGIEAGVTGWGFRAVIPIYYNNVHAGSVETGMNFDTQFLEKQLKTKYPGEYYLYALNPDGSGKLLAATNQDDTLALPVGIVQKIVSSGTMSYGYSDNNDKAYVVVPVKDYSGQIKAFIKVVLDRQETLSQLRKNMLITSVLSVGVLLIAVLLILFVMKRQLVRPIQLLLEKMEIVANGDLSIGFDQNKRGDVGRLEGAISNTLYHLRALIGHIQQAATQLASSSEELTASADQSAQAANQVATVIGEVASGAERQLEAVDAAAAVVGQMSANIQQIAANANDVASASAQSAETAQDGSKTVENVIKQMENIKNAVTRSSEVVTKLGEQSKEIGQIVDTISGLASQTNLLALNAAIEAARAGEQGRGFAVVAEEVRKLAEQSQDAAKQIGDLIAIIQQDTDNAVIAMNEGTKEVHIGSQVVVDAGHAFKEIFKSINAVSTQTREISAAIQQMASGSQQIVNSVRDIDAISKETTSEAQTVSAATEEQSAAMEEIAASSQALAKMTEDLMQAVRKFKI; via the coding sequence ATGGGCATTCTAAAATCGCGACTGACTATCCTTATTACCGCCGTTATCGTGATAAGCTTGTTACTTGTTGGCTGCTTAAGTTATATTAATCAACGAGATATTATCTTGGGGGATGAAAAAGAAGTTTTCCAAAAGATAGAGCTTAGTGTTAACCAAAGCATTGCGGAATATCTGCTCCGGTCGTCTTCCGTCGCGTCTTCCATTGCCTATAATCCAGAGGTGGCGCGATTATTAAGTTCTCAGGACCGGGATGGGTTGTTTCAGCTAATGAACCCGATATATATAAAGTTAAAAGAACAGGGCTTGGAGCAGATGCAATTTCATTTATCCCCAGCCAATTCCTTTCTCAGGGTTAACGCACCTGATAAGTTTGGGGACGACCTATCCGGTTTCAGACAAACAGTTGTGGAAGCTAACAAATCGCTTAAGCCGGTAGTCGGCATTGAGGCCGGAGTCACTGGATGGGGTTTTCGGGCCGTTATACCGATTTACTATAATAATGTGCACGCCGGTAGTGTTGAAACGGGTATGAACTTTGACACTCAATTTCTGGAAAAGCAGTTAAAAACGAAATACCCAGGGGAGTATTACCTTTATGCTCTAAACCCCGATGGGTCGGGTAAATTGCTCGCTGCGACTAACCAAGACGATACGTTAGCATTGCCCGTTGGTATTGTACAGAAAATAGTATCCAGCGGGACAATGTCTTATGGCTATAGTGATAACAATGACAAGGCATATGTCGTTGTTCCGGTTAAAGACTATTCCGGCCAGATCAAGGCATTTATAAAAGTAGTTTTAGACCGACAGGAAACACTCAGCCAGTTAAGAAAAAATATGCTGATTACCAGCGTCCTAAGCGTGGGTGTTTTGCTTATTGCCGTGCTATTGATTCTCTTTGTGATGAAACGACAGCTAGTACGGCCAATACAACTGCTATTAGAAAAAATGGAGATAGTGGCAAACGGTGATTTGAGCATTGGCTTCGACCAAAATAAGCGGGGTGACGTTGGGCGTTTGGAAGGTGCAATAAGCAATACGTTATACCACCTTCGCGCCCTGATTGGCCATATACAGCAGGCGGCAACTCAACTTGCTTCTTCCAGTGAGGAATTAACCGCCAGCGCCGATCAGTCAGCCCAGGCTGCTAACCAAGTGGCTACCGTTATTGGCGAAGTGGCGAGTGGGGCGGAAAGACAACTTGAAGCGGTGGATGCGGCCGCCGCAGTCGTTGGGCAGATGTCGGCCAACATCCAGCAGATCGCTGCCAACGCCAACGATGTTGCCAGCGCATCAGCCCAATCCGCTGAAACCGCGCAAGATGGCAGCAAAACTGTTGAGAATGTTATCAAGCAGATGGAAAATATAAAAAATGCCGTTACCCGTTCTTCTGAGGTAGTCACGAAGTTAGGTGAACAGTCTAAGGAAATCGGACAGATAGTTGATACGATTTCCGGTTTAGCCAGTCAGACGAACCTACTGGCCCTCAATGCCGCTATCGAGGCGGCACGGGCTGGCGAACAGGGCAGAGGGTTTGCTGTGGTGGCAGAAGAAGTTCGAAAATTAGCCGAACAGTCGCAAGACGCAGCTAAGCAAATCGGTGACTTGATTGCTATCATACAGCAAGACACAGACAACGCTGTGATTGCGATGAATGAGGGGACAAAGGAGGTTCATATCGGGTCGCAAGTTGTGGTTGATGCCGGTCACGCCTTTAAAGAAATTTTTAAATCGATCAATGCGGTGTCAACTCAGACAAGGGAGATTTCTGCAGCTATTCAGCAAATGGCTAGCGGCAGTCAGCAAATTGTGAATTCCGTTCGGGATATAGATGCCATCAGCAAAGAAACAACTAGTGAAGCTCAAACGGTGTCCGCTGCTACCGAAGAACAGTCAGCGGCCATGGAGGAAATCGCGGCATCCAGCCAGGCCCTCGCAAAAATGACTGAGGACCTAATGCAAGCTGTCAGGAAGTTTAAAATATAA